In Cryptomeria japonica chromosome 10, Sugi_1.0, whole genome shotgun sequence, a genomic segment contains:
- the LOC131033923 gene encoding enoyl-CoA delta isomerase 2, peroxisomal produces the protein MCSLEKHKNIFILRMTGDGEHRFNPEFMDSIISAIAYVNQNAHQASAIIVTNDGKYFSNGLDLEWMSHDKEIRTRAVGDKFVELLAAVMGLKLPSIAAVCGHACAAGFIFALAHDYRFMRNDRGFLYMSEVDVGIIIPPSVMSVIRSKVDSRHLTEVMLGGLKYGAQEALGKGLVDSTHGSSDETLGTAINAAVELGKRKWKGEVYLGLRLGAFPEAAEKLGIRSVSVLASRL, from the coding sequence ATGTGCAGTTTGGAGAAGCACAAGAATATCTTCATCCTGAGGATGACAGGCGATGGAGAGCATCGCTTCAACCCTGAATTCATGGACTCCATTATTTCTGCAATTGCCTATGTCAATCAGAACGCTCACCAGGCCTCTGCAATTATTGTAACAAATGACGGCAAATACTTTTCCAACGGCCTCGATCTCGAATGGATGTCGCACGACAAGGAGATTCGAACCCGGGCCGTCGGCGACAAATTCGTGGAGCTCTTGGCCGCCGTCATGGGCTTAAAATTGCCGTCAATTGCAGCCGTCTGTGGCCACGCTTGCGCAGCTGGATTCATTTTCGCCCTGGCTCATGACTACAGGTTCATGAGAAATGACCGAGGGTTTCTGTACATGAGCGAGGTCGATGTCGGGATAATTATTCCCCCGTCGGTCATGTCTGTTATCAGAAGCAAAGTCGATTCGCGTCATTTGACGGAAGTTATGCTCGGCGGCCTCAAGTACGGAGCACAGGAAGCCCTCGGAAAGGGTTTGGTGGATTCGACGCATGGGAGTTCTGATGAAACCCTAGGTACCGCCATTAACGCGGCCGTTGAGCTTGGTAAACGGAAGTGGAAAGGGGAAGTCTATTTGGGTCTCAGACTCGGCGCATTTCCAGAAGCTGCAGAGAAGCTTGGGATCCGAAGTGTTTCTGTACTTGCTTCCAGATTGTGA